The Sulfurospirillum sp. UCH001 genome segment GCATTTTAAGATAAAGCGAATAACCAATGTTTTTAATATGCCCACTTTGCGCCTCACCGACTAAATTTCCGCCACCTCTGATCTCAAGATCATGGTATGCCAAGATAGAGCCGCTACCAAGGTAAGAGTTTGACTCTAACGCTATGAGGCGTTTTTTAGCGGATTCAGAGAGTTCTTCCTTATCTTTGACCAAGAAGTAACAAAACCCTTGGCGTTTACTACGCCCTACACGTCCACGAAGTTGGTGAAGGTCTGCCATACCAAAATGATCCGCCGCATCAATGATAATCGTATTGACATTAGGAATGTGAATGCCTGACTCAATAATCGAAGTACTTAAGAGGACATCATAAGCTTTTTCTTCAAAATGCAACATCTCTTTTTCGGTTACTGTCGCACTAATCTCTGAGTGAAGCGTTAAGATACGAAGGTTTGGCATCATAGAAAGCAACTCTTTACGTTTTGCTTCAATGGTTGCAATACGATTGTGAACAAAAAAGACTTGCCCTCCTCGCCTCATCTCACGAACAATGGCTTCTTTTATCACCTTTTCATCATACTCTTTCACAAACGTTCTGACATCTTCTCTATCATTTGGAGGAGTCAGAAGTTGAGAATACTGCTTAATGGAGCTTAGCGCCATATTAAGACTTCTTGGAATTGGCGTCGCACTCATGGAGAGAATATGCACATTTTCACGGAAATTTTTCAATTTTTCTTTTTGTTTTACGCCAAATTTATGCTCTTCATCCACCACAACAAGCGCAGGATTGTGCAGTTCGACTTCAAACAGAGAGTGTGTCCCAACACACACCTGCAATGCACCACTTTTAAGCTCTTTTAATATGACCTGTTTTTGCGCTGCTGTCGTAAAGCGATCAAGTTGTGCTACTTTAATGTTGTATTTGGCAAAACGTGCTGAGAGACTTTTAAAATGTTGTGAACATAAAAGCGTTGTTGGTGCAATCAGCAGTGCTTGGAAGCCTTTGCGCACAGTTGCAAAGATGGCATTCATGGCCACTTCGGTTTTACCAAAGCCTACGTCACCACTAAGCAATCTATCCATCATTTTGCCACTTTCAAAGTCACTTAAAATGTCATGTATCACACGCTTTTGATCGTCGGTATAGACAAAACCTGCATCGTTTTGGAAAAGAGCCATTTCATCTTTTTCCATAGAAAGGCTAAGCCCTTCGACCATCTCACGTTTGGCAGCAATAGCAATAATCTCACTCGCAATCTCCAAAAGTCGCTCTTTTGTTTTTGCTTTAAGTTTTTGAAAACTGCCTTTTCCAAGGCGATCTACGGTCACAAGACTACCACTCTCTCCAATGTAACGATCAATCACATGAAGGTTCTCAACAGGAAGTAGTAGTTTATCGTCACCCAAATATTCAATAAGAACAAAATCTTTTGTAGCCCCTAAAACAGTCGCTTGGGTTAAACCTTTAAAGATTCCAATTCCGTAGTTTTCATGCACTACGTAATCGCCATTTTTTAACTCATCAAGGACAATATTGGCGCGTTTTCGTTTGACTTTAGCGGATGGCTTATTGAGCGAAAGAATAATCTCGTCAGCGCTCATAATATTGATTATGCGCTCACTTTGAACCCATTTTACAGAAGACGCCTCAATATCAACCATACGAAGGAGTACTTCATTTTTAGCCAAGAGAGTGATTTTCTTTTTTTGGTGGAGCTCTATAAATGTTTTAACATTGCTCGGTGCAACTTCACGAAAACTCTTTGCTTCTGGAAGCACAGGAAGATGTTGGAGTTTTTTAACACCCTCTTCATCAAAAAGTGCAATTTCCTCAAGTTCTTCTTTGGCATCTGCACTCAAATAGGTTTTAAAACTTTCTATATAATCAGCGCCATTTTCACCCAAAACCCAAAGACCAAGAGAGTGAATATCTTTGGTAAAGCTATCACTTTTAAGTGTATCGATACGCTTTTGCATCAGCGTATGGCGCTCTTCATCTAATGCAAACAGTGCAGGGAAAAGCGTGAAGCTTTCAAGCTCATCTTTACTACTCTTTTGGCTTTCACAGTCAAAAAAGCGGATACTCTCTACTTCATCATCAAAAAGACCTATACGAACGGCTTTTTCACTATCGGGAGGAAAAATATCGATGATATCACCACGTATCGATATTTCACCTTTACCTTGCACCACATCTACAGCTAGATATCCCCAATAATACATTTGCTCGCGAAAACGCTCTAAATGCAAACGCATTCCAAATTCGATAGCATATGTACTAAAAAGTTCGGCTTTTGGCTGTGGTGTTAAAAGGGTACGCAGTGGAGAAATTAAAATCTTTTTAGTGGAATGATCTTGATAAAAAGCATGAAGGACTCGTAAAAGCTCTACCATTTCCTCATGAAAAGAGAGCAGATCATCGCCCATATTGGCTCTAAGATCAGGTAAGACATAGCTTTTTTT includes the following:
- the mfd gene encoding transcription-repair coupling factor, translated to MLQAACYEFLQTKNGLQLLGVKGEKEAFLASEVALFLGKKSYVLPDLRANMGDDLLSFHEEMVELLRVLHAFYQDHSTKKILISPLRTLLTPQPKAELFSTYAIEFGMRLHLERFREQMYYWGYLAVDVVQGKGEISIRGDIIDIFPPDSEKAVRIGLFDDEVESIRFFDCESQKSSKDELESFTLFPALFALDEERHTLMQKRIDTLKSDSFTKDIHSLGLWVLGENGADYIESFKTYLSADAKEELEEIALFDEEGVKKLQHLPVLPEAKSFREVAPSNVKTFIELHQKKKITLLAKNEVLLRMVDIEASSVKWVQSERIINIMSADEIILSLNKPSAKVKRKRANIVLDELKNGDYVVHENYGIGIFKGLTQATVLGATKDFVLIEYLGDDKLLLPVENLHVIDRYIGESGSLVTVDRLGKGSFQKLKAKTKERLLEIASEIIAIAAKREMVEGLSLSMEKDEMALFQNDAGFVYTDDQKRVIHDILSDFESGKMMDRLLSGDVGFGKTEVAMNAIFATVRKGFQALLIAPTTLLCSQHFKSLSARFAKYNIKVAQLDRFTTAAQKQVILKELKSGALQVCVGTHSLFEVELHNPALVVVDEEHKFGVKQKEKLKNFRENVHILSMSATPIPRSLNMALSSIKQYSQLLTPPNDREDVRTFVKEYDEKVIKEAIVREMRRGGQVFFVHNRIATIEAKRKELLSMMPNLRILTLHSEISATVTEKEMLHFEEKAYDVLLSTSIIESGIHIPNVNTIIIDAADHFGMADLHQLRGRVGRSKRQGFCYFLVKDKEELSESAKKRLIALESNSYLGSGSILAYHDLEIRGGGNLVGEAQSGHIKNIGYSLYLKMLEDAINSLLGKTPVASKEVDIKLSISAFINDNYITEDRVRLELYRRLSRCGSVHDVLEIEEEMVDRFGKLDVSTKQFLQLIEIKILATSQNIVLISNYGQNITIKYEDDKKITLQSRSRDDDDVIATVLLHLRSKV